In the genome of Raphanus sativus cultivar WK10039 chromosome 4, ASM80110v3, whole genome shotgun sequence, one region contains:
- the LOC108848701 gene encoding two-component response regulator-like APRR2, whose amino-acid sequence MVCTANDLSKWENFPKGLRVLLLHGCGNAISAAETRSKLESMDYIVTTFTDESEALSAVFKSQESFHIAIIEVNTSAEDESIKFLEVSKGLLPTIMISDDHCITTTMKCIALGAVEFLQKPLSPEKLKNIWQHVVHKAFNDGGASVPESLKPVKDSVVSMLNLDTNMTSDEKDPAPSTPQLRQVSRLLDQENLNFSVENVNSPTEKENTEDHDDIGESKLVDTTNLEDNVIVKEEKGNSEKEEEQGQTGDSVNFHKKEDEINKPINKSSGTKNFSGNKAIRKKVDWTQELHKKFVQAVEKLGVDAIPSRILELMKVDGLTRHNVASHLQKFRMHRRNILPKEDHNHRWIQSRENHRQIQRQYNGFQQQHRPVMAYPFWGIPGVHPHGAVPPLWPPALPSAGQLPPWHCKPAYPTLNGNTWGYPVGPPVTGTYFSHPLTGIFSTATANQLDEEMIDQVIKEVISKPGMPLPLGLKPPSAESVITDLSRQGISTVPSSSSSSSCLINGSCRLR is encoded by the exons ATGGTCTGTACCGCTAACGATTTATCAAAATGGGAAAATTTTCCAAAGGGACTCAGAGTTCTTCTCCTCCACGGCTGCGGAAACGCCATATCCGCTGCCGAGACCCGATCAAAGCTCGAGTCCATGGACTATATTG TCACTACATTCACTGATGAATCTGAAGCTCTCTCTGCGGTTTTCAAAAGCCAGGAGAGCTTCCACATTGCAATCATCGAGGTTAATACGAGTGCCGAGGATGAGAGTATCAAATTTCTTGAAGTTTCCAAAGGCCTTCTTCCTACTATAA TGATTTCGGACGACCATTGCATCACAACTACAATGAAATGCATAGCG CTTGGTGCAGTTGAGTTCCTTCAGAAACCACTCTCACCGGAGAAACTAAAGAATATTTGGCAGCATGTCGTTCATAAG GCATTTAATGATGGAGGAGCTAGTGTTCCGGAATCACTTAAGCCCGTTAAAGATTCTGTTGTCTCGATGCTTAATCTCGATACCAATATGACAAGCGACGAGAAAGATCCAGCACCATCAACCCCTCAGTTAAGGCAAGTTTCACGGTTACTAGACCAAGAGAACCTAAATTTCTCTGTGGAAAATGTAAACTCCCCGACCGAGAAAGAGAACACAGAGGATCATGATGACATCGGTGAGTCCAAATTAGTCGACACTACAAATCTTGAAGACAATGTGATTGTCAAAGAAGAGAAAGGAAATAGtgaaaaggaagaagaacaaGGCCAAACCGGAGATTCAGTTAATTTTCATAAGAAAGAAGATGAGATTAATAAACCT attaataAATCATCCGGGACCAAGAACTTTTCTGGTAACAAAGCTATTCGAAAGAAG GTGGATTGGACACAAGAGCTGCACAAGAAGTTTGTGCAAGCGGTAGAGAAACTTGGAGTCGATGCGATACCTTCAAGGATTCTTGAACTGATGAAAGTAGATGGCTTAACTCGACATAATGTAGCTAGTCATCTTCAA AAATTTCGGATGCATAGGAGAAATATTCTTCCAAAGGAGGATCATAACCATAGATGGATACAATCTAGAGAGAACCATAGACAAATCCAACGGCAATATAACGGTTTCCAACAACAGCACCGTCCCGTAATGGCTTATCCCTTTTGGGGTATTCCCGGTGTTCATCCGCATGGAGCAGTTCCGCCTTTGTGGCCGCCGGCATTGCCATCTGCCGGCCAACTACCTCCATGGCATTGTAAACCAGCTTATCCAACG TTGAATGGTAATACATGGGGTTATCCGGTTGGACCACCGGTGACCGGAACATACTTTTCTCATCCGCTAACCGGAATATTCAGTACTGCTACGGCGAATCAGCTg GACGAGGAAATGATTGATCAAGTGATTAAAGAAGTGATTAGCAAACCGGGGATGCCGCTACCGCTGGGACTTAAACCGCCATCAGCCGAGAGCGTTATAACTGACCTTTCGCGTCAAGGCATCTCGACCgttccttcttcctcttcatcgtcCTCTTGTCTAATCAACGGCTCTTGTCGTCTTCGCTGA